Proteins from one Ranitomeya variabilis isolate aRanVar5 chromosome 1, aRanVar5.hap1, whole genome shotgun sequence genomic window:
- the LOC143796543 gene encoding uncharacterized protein LOC143796543, which yields MTRSPSLSSVSSREEENDNRMGGRFYNLRYNSDRKRGNHYRKKEKRTANPSTSKLQVINLSDIELTRTQIEVLSLGLSFSPTASFDLFSVMKDLNLFARKLVLKKLHEKSNSGEDWTEQELESIAILEDLSNEQDSSEILEQAFIKGIITKQLRDNLIPAYPKISCIYFIPKIHKNLTSPPGRPIVSGNGSLCETICKYLDFYLKPLVCTLPSYIIDTGDFLSKIEGIPLESDIWFVTMDIESLHTSIRHDDGIKAVKIFLAMTNHSTESIDFLITLLHFSLTHNYFIFKETIYLQNQGTAMGAAFAPSYANLFLGSWERSIFFTRPIAFIEKILFWTRFIDDIFLLWQGTEQDLLAFLDILNDNKINVKLTCKYSQTNVEFLDVVVSKGTNDRIETTVHRKEMAVNTLLHASSSHPQPLINGIPTGQFLRIKRIWSDHDSFKAQAESLSDRFADRGYSKRCIRKGWRKANSTRREDLLKPKNKPSMDSKVRFISTYSDKWPSVR from the exons ATGACAAGGTCACCCTCCCTTTCATCAGTATCCTCTAGAGAGGAAGAAAATGATAACAGAATGGGAGGCCGTTTTTATAACCTCAGATATAATTCTGACAGAAAAAGAGGTAACCACTACAGAAAGAAGGAAAAACGGACAGCCAACCCCTCTACTTCAAAATTACAGGTGATAAACTTGTCGGACATTGAATTAACTAGAACACAGATTGAAGTGTTAAGTTTGGGGCTAAGTTTTTCACCAACTGCTTCATTTGATCTTTTTTCAGTAATGAAGGATTTAAACCTATTTGCACGCAAATTAGTATTAAAAAAACTCCATGAAAAATCAAACTCTGGAGAAGATTGGACAGAACAAGAATTGGAGTCAATTGCCATTTTAGAGGATTTGAGTAACGAACAGGATTCTTCT GAGATCTTGGAACAAGCATTCATTAAGGGTATCATTACTAAACAACTCAGAGACAACCTAATTCCTGCATACCCGAAGATATCATGCATATATTTCATTCCGAAGATTCACAAGAATTTGACTAGTCCACCTGGACGTCCTATCGTTTCGGGAAATGGTAGCCTTTGTGAAACTATATGTAAGTATTTGGACTTCTATttgaaacctttggtctgtacattGCCATCATATATCATTGACACAGGAGATTTTTTGTCAAAAATTGAAGGGATACCATTGGAGAGTGACATATGGTTTGTAACAATGGACATAGAGTCTCTGCATACGTCTATCCGTCATGATGATGGTATTAAAGCAGTCAAGATTTTCTTGGCTATGACAAACCACAGTACAGAATCCATAGACTTTTTGATCACTCTTCTGCATTTTTCTTTGacccacaattattttatttttaaagagaCAATCTATCTGCAAAATCAAGGTACGGCTATGGGGGCGgcatttgccccctcatatgctaatttatttttggggtcATGGGAGAGAAGTATCTTCTTCACCAGGCCTATTGCGTTCATTGAGAAGATCCTGTTCTGGACACGCTTTATTGATGATATTTTCTTGCTGTGGCAGGGTACAGAGCAGGACCTTCTTGCTTTTCTTGACATCCTGAATGACAACAAGATAAATGTAAAACTAACGTGCAAATACAGTCAAACGAATGTTGAATTTTTGGACGTTGTTGTCAGTAAAGGAACAAATGACCGAATTGAGACTACCGTACATCGTAAAGAGATGGCCGTCAATACTTTATTGCATGCCTCATCATCACATCCCCAGCCATTAATTAATGGTATACCAACCGGTCAGTTCTTGAGAATTAAGAGGATCTGGTCTGATCATGATTCCTTTAAGGCACAGGCCGAATCTCTCTCGGATAGATTTGCGGACAGAGGCTATTCAAAACGATGTATAAGAAAAGGGTGGAGAAAGGCAAACTCGACAAGAAGAGAAGATCTGTTGAAACCAAAAAATAAACCGTCTATGGATTCCAAGGTGAGATTTATATCTACATACAGTGACAAATGGCCCAGTGTGAGATAG